A portion of the Alphaproteobacteria bacterium genome contains these proteins:
- the mraZ gene encoding division/cell wall cluster transcriptional repressor MraZ, whose protein sequence is MAMFLSTTTNKVDRKGRVSVPAAFRAVLSGQAFHGIVAFPSFKHSAIQCGGMDWMEKLGAGVDAYDMFSDEHDTLTAALFANAQQLAFDGEGRVMLPEPLIAHAGLSEQAAFVGRGPLFEIWNPDAFATYQSDAVRQAAEKGLTLRPGSSTGSPPGTDGGQP, encoded by the coding sequence ATGGCAATGTTTTTGTCGACCACTACCAACAAGGTCGACCGCAAGGGACGGGTGTCCGTTCCTGCGGCGTTTCGTGCTGTCCTGTCCGGGCAGGCGTTCCACGGCATTGTGGCGTTCCCGTCGTTCAAGCATTCCGCGATCCAATGCGGCGGGATGGACTGGATGGAGAAGCTCGGCGCCGGTGTCGACGCGTATGACATGTTCTCCGACGAACACGACACGCTCACGGCCGCCCTCTTCGCCAACGCCCAGCAACTTGCCTTCGACGGCGAAGGGCGCGTGATGTTGCCCGAACCCCTGATCGCCCATGCGGGCCTGTCCGAACAGGCCGCGTTCGTCGGCCGTGGCCCCTTGTTCGAAATCTGGAACCCGGATGCGTTCGCCACCTATCAGTCCGACGCGGTCCGTCAAGCCGCCGAGAAAGGCCTGACTCTGCGGCCCGGCAGTTCCACAGGTTCCCCACCCGGAACCGATGGCGGGCAACCGTGA
- a CDS encoding N-acetylmuramoyl-L-alanine amidase — protein sequence MITEYRSPNCGARKPEQGHAPEIDTLVIHYTGMMPTVRARDWLCDPVSRVSAHYLLDEDGTTWRMVDEEDRAWHAGVGCWRGWRDINSRSIGIELSNPGHDYGYRDFPDTQIEALIALAGDILARHPIPARNVVAHSDIAPDRKIDPGERFPWARFAAAKIGLWPDAEAPVDTPAPLHDAPIIMLSEIGYDTIDHPDETVIAAFQRRFRPSRFDGVLDDETKQRIGQVHSLVAASSGSA from the coding sequence ATGATCACCGAGTACAGATCACCCAACTGCGGCGCGCGCAAACCCGAACAGGGGCACGCGCCGGAAATCGACACGCTGGTGATCCACTATACCGGCATGATGCCGACAGTACGCGCGCGCGACTGGCTCTGCGATCCCGTGTCACGGGTCAGCGCCCATTATCTGCTCGACGAGGACGGCACGACCTGGCGCATGGTCGACGAGGAAGACCGCGCCTGGCACGCCGGGGTCGGCTGCTGGCGCGGCTGGCGGGACATCAACTCCCGTTCGATCGGCATCGAGCTTTCGAACCCCGGCCATGACTATGGCTATCGGGATTTTCCCGACACGCAGATAGAGGCACTCATCGCGCTTGCCGGCGATATCCTGGCGCGGCACCCGATCCCGGCGCGCAATGTCGTCGCACATTCCGATATCGCACCCGACCGCAAGATCGATCCCGGCGAGCGTTTCCCATGGGCGCGTTTCGCCGCGGCGAAAATCGGCCTCTGGCCCGACGCGGAAGCACCGGTCGATACACCTGCGCCCCTGCATGACGCGCCGATCATCATGCTGTCGGAGATCGGCTACGACACCATTGACCATCCCGATGAGACGGTCATTGCCGCCTTCCAGCGCCGGTTTCGACCGTCGCGCTTCGACGGTGTGCTCGACGACGAGACGAAACAGCGGATCGGCCAGGTACATAGTCTGGTTGCAGCCTCGTCCGGTTCGGCCTAA
- a CDS encoding ABC-F family ATP-binding cassette domain-containing protein, protein MAADPPVLTLKNAAVGFGGTPLFTGAELSVTPGMRACLVGRNGTGKSTIFKLLAGLLDPDEGDLYIQPGLTVGYLPQDIPLPDDMLIADFVARMGADIGMRPDTAPRHAVDAALSRVDIDGTRNVNSLSGGESRRVAIAGALLGNPDVLLLDEPTNHLDLPTIEWLERELVDRRKTLITISHDRAFLEAMTTDTFWLHRGSLRHNASGYSEFEAWTEQIADAEVRAAQKLDQKLKAEARWLERGVTARRRRNQGRLTRLTEMRAQRKALLTGQNLVQLEADAGPISSRLVVECENLCKSFGDDVIIDHFSTRILRGDRVGLVGPNGAGKTTLLKLLIGELEKDSGRLRRAKNMSLAFFDQTREQLDPNDTLWQTLAPQGGDSINVRGTQRHVVAYLRDFLFDEKQARAPVATLSGGERNRLLLAKILAQTSNLLVLDEPTNDLDADTLDVLLDMLDSYEGTVLLVSHDRDFLDRVVNSTIAVEGGGQVMEYPGGYSDYLRQRKRAAKTASRPARKSNSGKTGRTTADAPKKMTFKEEHELGALPNRIKALENAKVELEKALSDPDLFTRDAAAYESAARKLAEVETAIASAEDRWLDLEARRESLEAAR, encoded by the coding sequence ATGGCCGCCGATCCCCCCGTCCTCACCCTGAAGAACGCCGCTGTCGGTTTCGGCGGCACGCCACTGTTCACCGGCGCGGAACTGTCGGTCACGCCGGGGATGCGCGCCTGCCTGGTCGGGCGCAACGGCACGGGAAAATCGACGATCTTCAAACTCCTCGCCGGGCTGCTCGATCCCGATGAGGGTGATCTCTATATCCAGCCCGGGCTGACGGTCGGCTATCTGCCTCAGGACATTCCGCTGCCCGACGATATGCTGATCGCCGACTTCGTCGCCCGGATGGGAGCGGACATCGGCATGCGCCCGGACACCGCACCGCGCCACGCCGTCGATGCCGCGCTCTCGCGGGTCGATATCGACGGCACACGAAACGTCAACAGCCTGTCCGGCGGTGAATCCCGCCGCGTGGCCATCGCCGGCGCGCTACTGGGCAACCCGGACGTGCTGCTGCTCGACGAGCCCACCAATCATCTGGACCTGCCGACCATCGAATGGCTCGAGCGCGAACTGGTCGACCGCCGAAAGACCCTGATCACCATCAGCCATGATCGGGCATTCCTGGAGGCCATGACGACCGACACCTTCTGGCTGCACAGGGGTTCCCTGCGCCACAACGCTTCAGGCTATAGCGAATTCGAGGCCTGGACCGAGCAGATCGCCGACGCCGAGGTACGCGCGGCCCAGAAGCTCGACCAGAAGCTCAAGGCCGAGGCGCGCTGGCTCGAACGCGGCGTGACGGCCCGGCGCCGGCGCAACCAGGGCCGGCTCACTCGGCTGACGGAAATGCGGGCCCAGCGAAAGGCGCTGCTCACCGGCCAGAACCTCGTCCAGCTCGAGGCCGACGCGGGTCCGATCAGCAGCCGCCTTGTCGTCGAGTGCGAGAATCTCTGCAAGTCCTTCGGCGACGATGTGATCATCGACCATTTCTCCACACGTATCCTGCGCGGCGACCGGGTCGGGCTCGTCGGGCCCAACGGCGCGGGCAAGACCACCCTGCTGAAACTCCTGATCGGCGAACTGGAAAAGGATTCCGGTCGTCTGCGCCGCGCCAAGAACATGTCGCTGGCCTTCTTCGACCAGACCCGCGAGCAACTCGACCCCAATGACACGCTGTGGCAGACCCTGGCACCCCAGGGCGGTGATTCCATCAATGTGCGCGGCACCCAACGCCATGTGGTGGCCTACCTGCGCGACTTCCTGTTCGACGAGAAACAGGCCCGCGCGCCGGTCGCGACCCTTTCCGGTGGCGAGCGCAACCGGCTTCTTCTCGCCAAGATACTCGCCCAGACTTCCAACCTGCTGGTGCTCGACGAACCGACCAACGACCTCGACGCCGACACGCTCGATGTACTGCTCGACATGCTCGACAGCTATGAGGGCACGGTCCTTCTCGTCAGCCATGACCGCGACTTCCTCGACAGGGTCGTCAACTCGACCATCGCGGTGGAGGGCGGCGGGCAGGTCATGGAGTATCCGGGTGGCTATTCGGATTATTTGCGCCAGCGCAAGCGGGCCGCAAAAACCGCCTCCAGGCCGGCCAGGAAATCGAACAGCGGCAAAACAGGCCGGACGACGGCCGATGCGCCGAAGAAAATGACCTTCAAGGAAGAACATGAGCTCGGCGCATTGCCGAACCGCATCAAGGCGCTCGAGAACGCCAAGGTCGAACTTGAAAAGGCGCTGTCCGATCCGGACCTGTTTACACGCGATGCGGCGGCCTACGAGAGCGCCGCGCGGAAACTGGCGGAGGTCGAGACCGCCATCGCGTCCGCCGAGGACCGCTGGCTCGACCTCGAGGCACGCCGCGAGAGCCTGGAAGCCGCGCGATGA
- a CDS encoding TerB family tellurite resistance protein, translating to MSIWGKVLGGAAGFALGGPLGALLGGVAGHIYDSHRSGAAAEETGGDPTKQIGFTIAVIALGAKLAKADGVVTPDEIRAFRRVFKVAPEESSNVAKIFNMARKSVAGYEPYAKQVAGMFRDNPAVLEELLNCLFIIAKADGEVHDDELAYLASVAAIFGFTDGDFARIREGNMGPDAADPYTILGVGHDTDDDAIKSAYRKLVRENHPDTLIAQGMPEEFVEVANEKLATINAAYDKICAARGIK from the coding sequence ATGAGCATTTGGGGCAAGGTATTGGGTGGTGCGGCCGGGTTCGCGCTTGGCGGCCCGCTGGGCGCGTTGCTGGGCGGGGTCGCCGGGCACATCTACGATTCCCACCGTAGCGGCGCTGCGGCCGAAGAGACCGGCGGCGATCCGACCAAGCAGATCGGCTTCACCATCGCCGTGATCGCGCTGGGTGCGAAGCTCGCAAAGGCCGACGGCGTGGTCACACCGGACGAGATCCGCGCCTTCCGCCGCGTCTTCAAGGTCGCACCCGAGGAATCCTCGAACGTTGCCAAAATCTTCAACATGGCGCGCAAGTCCGTTGCCGGATACGAGCCCTATGCGAAGCAGGTTGCCGGCATGTTCCGGGACAACCCTGCTGTGCTCGAGGAATTGCTCAACTGCCTTTTCATCATCGCCAAGGCGGACGGCGAGGTCCATGACGACGAACTGGCCTATCTGGCCAGCGTGGCGGCGATTTTCGGTTTTACCGACGGGGATTTTGCGCGGATCCGCGAAGGGAATATGGGACCGGACGCGGCCGACCCTTACACCATCCTCGGTGTCGGCCACGATACCGACGACGACGCCATCAAATCCGCCTACCGCAAGCTCGTGCGCGAGAACCATCCCGACACGCTGATCGCCCAGGGCATGCCCGAGGAATTCGTCGAGGTCGCCAACGAGAAACTGGCGACGATCAACGCCGCCTACGACAAGATTTGCGCCGCGCGCGGGATCAAGTAG
- a CDS encoding hydantoinase B/oxoprolinase family protein has protein sequence MAGDEPIRAADRWHFWIDRGGTFTDIVGRAPDGSLRTHKLLSENPEHYADAAVQGIRDLLELGAGDAIPSGLIGAVKMGTTVATNALLERKGDRTALAITRGFRDALRIGYQARPRLFDRHIILPEQLYETVVEIDERVNAKDEVVVPFDAAGARAGLQAAYDDGIRAVAIAFMHGYRVPDHEKACAEIAREIGFTQISVSHETSPLIKLVGRGDTTVVDAYLSPILRRYVDRVADELGDVNLMFMQSNGGLTDAHMFQGKDAILSGPAGGVVGAVQVSEAAGFERMIGFDMGGTSTDVTHYNGELERAFETLVAGVRMRAPMMQIHTVAAGGGSICSFDGARYRVGPESAGADPGPASYGKGGPLTVTDCNVMLGKLQPEHFPSVFGPGQDSPLDAGAVRAKFAALTDDIRTATGDTRSPVEVAEGFLRIAVENMANAIKKISVQRGYDVTRYTLCAFGGAAGQHACLVADALGMTRVLLHPFAGVLSAYGMGLADIRALREQSVEAPLGGAVDKGVARILEQLADAARDEVSGQGVDDARITVRRRLHLRYEGTDTSLEVDFAGAPEMADSFAETHRQRYGFTMPEKALIVETAAVEAIGVSDQSADADLAPDVTGDATAVDQVTAHMDGAAHKTPVYERDALAPGVSIDGPAIISEAVATTIIEPGWRAAMTERGDLVIERVVAADRVAAIGTDVDPVMLEVFNNLYMSIAEQMGVTLQNTAYSVNIKERLDFSCAIFAPDGNLVANAPHMPVHLGSMSESIRVVIRENAARMAPGDVYMLNAPYNGGTHLPDVTVITPVFDDAGRDILFYVGSRGHHADIGGISPGSMPPDSRTIDDEGVLIDNFKAVDAGTFREDAIRELLGSGAHPVRNPDQNVADLKAQIAANEKGVSELRRMVDQFGLETVHAYMGHVQDNAEESVRRVLDVLRDGSFVYPLDNGAEIHVAVSIDRVTRSARVDFTGTSAQLESNFNAPTAIARAAVLYVFRTLVDDEIPMNEGCLKPIEIVIPQRSMLAPEYPSAVVAGNVETSQALTDSLYGALGVMAAAQGTMNNFTFGNARYQYYETICGGSGAGPDFDGTSAVHTHMTNSRLTDPEILEWRFPVLLESFEIRAGSGGAGQHVGGDGARRCVRFLEDMDVMILANHREIAPYGLAGGATGAVGRNWLERADGTCVEMSGTDRTRAGPGDVFVIETPGGGGYGPPEGQVLAAG, from the coding sequence ATGGCGGGTGACGAACCCATACGCGCAGCCGATCGCTGGCACTTCTGGATCGACCGGGGCGGCACGTTTACCGACATTGTCGGGCGGGCGCCGGACGGGTCATTGCGCACGCATAAATTGCTTTCGGAGAATCCCGAGCATTACGCCGACGCCGCGGTGCAGGGCATTCGCGACCTGCTTGAGCTGGGCGCCGGCGACGCGATTCCATCCGGCCTGATCGGCGCCGTGAAGATGGGGACGACCGTCGCCACCAACGCGCTGCTCGAACGCAAGGGCGACCGCACGGCGCTGGCGATCACGCGGGGCTTCCGCGACGCGCTGCGCATCGGCTACCAGGCCCGCCCGCGCCTGTTCGACCGGCACATCATCCTGCCCGAGCAGCTTTATGAAACCGTCGTGGAGATCGACGAGCGGGTGAACGCGAAGGACGAGGTGGTCGTGCCGTTCGATGCGGCCGGCGCGCGGGCCGGCTTGCAGGCGGCGTATGACGACGGCATTCGCGCCGTCGCGATTGCGTTCATGCATGGCTATCGGGTGCCGGACCACGAGAAGGCCTGCGCCGAGATTGCGCGAGAGATCGGCTTCACCCAGATCTCCGTCAGCCACGAGACGAGCCCGCTGATCAAGCTGGTCGGGCGGGGCGATACGACTGTGGTCGATGCCTATCTCTCGCCGATCCTGCGCCGCTATGTCGACCGGGTGGCCGACGAGCTGGGCGATGTGAACCTGATGTTCATGCAGTCGAATGGCGGGCTGACCGACGCACACATGTTCCAGGGCAAGGATGCGATCCTGTCGGGCCCCGCGGGCGGCGTTGTGGGCGCCGTACAGGTGAGCGAGGCGGCCGGGTTCGAGCGCATGATCGGCTTCGACATGGGCGGCACCTCGACCGACGTGACCCATTACAACGGCGAGCTGGAGCGCGCCTTCGAGACGCTGGTTGCCGGCGTGCGGATGCGCGCGCCGATGATGCAGATACACACGGTTGCGGCGGGTGGCGGTTCGATCTGCTCGTTCGACGGCGCGCGCTACCGTGTCGGCCCGGAAAGCGCGGGCGCGGACCCGGGGCCCGCCAGCTATGGCAAGGGCGGTCCGCTGACGGTCACCGATTGCAACGTGATGCTGGGGAAATTGCAGCCCGAGCATTTCCCCTCGGTCTTCGGGCCGGGTCAGGATTCACCGCTGGATGCCGGCGCCGTGCGCGCGAAGTTCGCGGCCCTGACCGATGACATCCGAACGGCGACCGGCGACACGCGCAGCCCGGTCGAGGTGGCCGAAGGCTTCCTCAGGATTGCGGTCGAGAACATGGCCAACGCGATCAAGAAGATTTCCGTTCAGCGCGGGTACGACGTGACCCGCTATACGCTGTGCGCGTTTGGCGGTGCGGCCGGCCAGCACGCTTGTCTGGTCGCCGACGCGCTGGGCATGACCCGGGTTTTGCTGCATCCGTTTGCGGGCGTGCTGTCGGCCTATGGCATGGGGCTGGCCGATATCCGCGCGCTGCGCGAGCAATCCGTCGAGGCCCCGCTGGGTGGTGCAGTGGACAAAGGGGTCGCGCGTATCCTGGAGCAACTGGCCGATGCGGCGCGCGACGAGGTGTCGGGTCAGGGCGTCGACGATGCACGCATCACGGTCCGCCGACGCCTGCACCTGCGCTACGAGGGGACCGACACCTCGCTGGAGGTGGACTTCGCCGGTGCGCCGGAAATGGCGGACAGTTTTGCCGAGACGCACCGCCAGCGATACGGCTTCACCATGCCCGAGAAGGCCCTGATCGTGGAGACGGCGGCCGTGGAGGCGATCGGCGTATCGGACCAGAGCGCCGATGCGGATCTGGCACCGGATGTGACGGGGGACGCGACCGCCGTCGATCAGGTGACGGCGCACATGGATGGCGCGGCACACAAGACGCCCGTCTATGAACGCGACGCGCTGGCACCCGGCGTCTCCATCGACGGCCCGGCGATCATCAGCGAGGCCGTGGCGACGACGATCATCGAGCCGGGCTGGCGCGCGGCGATGACCGAACGTGGTGATCTGGTGATCGAACGGGTCGTGGCGGCGGACCGGGTCGCGGCGATCGGCACCGACGTGGACCCGGTGATGCTCGAGGTCTTCAACAATCTCTACATGTCGATCGCCGAGCAGATGGGCGTGACCCTCCAGAACACGGCCTATTCGGTGAACATCAAGGAGCGGCTGGATTTCTCCTGCGCGATCTTCGCACCCGACGGAAATCTTGTCGCCAATGCTCCCCATATGCCGGTGCATCTGGGGTCGATGTCGGAGAGCATCCGCGTGGTGATCCGCGAGAACGCCGCGCGCATGGCGCCCGGCGATGTGTACATGCTCAATGCGCCCTACAACGGCGGCACCCATCTCCCCGACGTGACTGTCATCACGCCGGTGTTCGATGATGCGGGGCGAGACATTCTGTTCTACGTCGGCAGCCGCGGGCACCATGCGGACATTGGCGGGATATCGCCCGGCTCCATGCCGCCGGATTCGCGGACCATCGACGACGAGGGCGTGCTCATCGACAATTTCAAGGCCGTCGATGCGGGCACGTTCCGCGAGGACGCGATCCGTGAATTGCTCGGCTCGGGCGCGCACCCGGTGCGCAATCCGGATCAGAATGTGGCCGACCTCAAGGCCCAGATCGCGGCCAATGAAAAGGGCGTGTCGGAGCTGCGCCGGATGGTCGATCAGTTCGGGCTGGAGACGGTCCACGCCTATATGGGCCACGTGCAGGACAATGCCGAGGAATCAGTGCGCCGTGTGCTCGACGTGCTGCGTGACGGGTCGTTCGTCTACCCGCTCGACAACGGGGCGGAGATACATGTCGCCGTTTCGATCGACCGGGTCACCCGCAGTGCGCGGGTGGACTTCACCGGCACCAGCGCCCAGCTCGAAAGCAATTTCAACGCGCCGACGGCGATTGCCCGGGCGGCCGTGCTGTATGTGTTCCGGACCCTTGTCGACGACGAGATCCCCATGAACGAGGGCTGCCTCAAGCCGATCGAGATCGTCATCCCGCAACGTTCGATGCTGGCACCGGAGTATCCTTCCGCCGTGGTCGCCGGCAACGTGGAGACCAGCCAGGCGCTGACCGACAGTTTGTACGGCGCGCTGGGTGTGATGGCGGCGGCCCAGGGCACCATGAACAACTTCACCTTCGGCAACGCACGGTATCAGTATTACGAGACGATTTGCGGCGGCTCGGGTGCGGGGCCGGACTTCGACGGCACCTCGGCGGTGCACACCCACATGACCAACTCGCGGCTGACCGATCCCGAGATCCTCGAATGGCGTTTCCCCGTGTTGCTCGAGAGCTTCGAGATTCGCGCGGGATCGGGCGGTGCGGGACAGCATGTTGGTGGCGACGGCGCGCGCCGCTGTGTGCGGTTCCTGGAGGATATGGATGTCATGATCCTGGCCAACCATCGCGAAATCGCGCCCTATGGGCTGGCCGGCGGTGCCACTGGTGCGGTGGGCCGCAACTGGCTCGAACGGGCCGATGGCACTTGCGTGGAAATGTCCGGCACCGACCGGACCCGGGCCGGGCCGGGAGATGTGTTCGTGATCGAGACGCCGGGTGGCGGTGGCTATGGGCCGCCCGAAGGCCAGGTTTTGGCTGCAGGGTGA
- a CDS encoding multidrug effflux MFS transporter has translation MTPPANTRMLIGVLAVIAALGPLAMQIILPVLPVMQDAFMASAGTVQYVLSLALFTIAFATLVYGPASDRYGRRPVLLVGLVIFLLGSIVSAFAPTIELVIVGRVIQAVGGAAGMVVSRAIIRDLYDRDTAARLMAYMITALVVAPMVSPLIGGLLNDAFGWRAVFIFSGVVGIVVLALALPQVPETLQPGASAQTFRGMLSGFAVLLRVPAFVGYAGQVGFGMGMFMAFLGAAPFVMIDVLQRPPTEFGLFFVLISAGFMSGTFLTARLGQRVGLDRMMRVGSGLAVAFGTVMLGFVLAGIWSPWTIFLPGMGMAFANGLSMPNAQAGAVSISPRFAGTASGLLAFLQMLVGAGFAQLAGMVQDDTPLPMAVVMLTASTLAFLCAVFLTRVGADKN, from the coding sequence GTGACGCCGCCCGCCAACACCAGGATGCTGATCGGCGTTCTCGCGGTGATTGCCGCGCTGGGGCCGCTGGCGATGCAGATCATCCTGCCGGTTCTGCCGGTCATGCAGGATGCGTTCATGGCCAGCGCGGGCACCGTGCAATATGTGCTGTCGCTCGCCTTGTTCACGATTGCATTTGCGACCTTGGTCTATGGCCCGGCGTCGGATCGCTATGGACGACGGCCGGTGCTGCTGGTCGGGTTGGTGATCTTCCTGCTGGGGTCAATCGTGAGCGCGTTCGCGCCGACGATCGAGCTGGTTATTGTCGGTCGGGTAATCCAGGCCGTGGGCGGTGCGGCCGGGATGGTGGTCAGCCGCGCCATCATCCGTGATCTGTATGACCGGGACACCGCAGCGCGATTGATGGCCTACATGATCACCGCGCTCGTTGTGGCACCGATGGTCTCGCCCCTGATTGGTGGGTTGCTCAACGACGCCTTCGGCTGGCGCGCGGTTTTCATCTTCTCGGGCGTCGTCGGCATCGTGGTGCTGGCGTTGGCGCTGCCGCAGGTGCCGGAGACACTTCAGCCAGGTGCTTCCGCCCAGACCTTCCGCGGCATGCTCTCGGGATTCGCCGTGCTGCTGCGGGTGCCGGCCTTTGTCGGCTACGCCGGACAGGTCGGGTTCGGCATGGGCATGTTCATGGCGTTTCTCGGTGCCGCCCCGTTCGTGATGATCGATGTCCTGCAACGGCCCCCGACCGAGTTCGGTCTGTTTTTCGTCCTGATTTCTGCCGGCTTCATGAGCGGGACATTCCTGACGGCGCGGCTTGGCCAGCGGGTCGGGCTCGACCGGATGATGCGCGTCGGAAGCGGTCTCGCGGTCGCCTTCGGGACCGTCATGCTTGGTTTCGTGCTGGCAGGTATCTGGTCGCCCTGGACGATCTTCCTGCCGGGCATGGGAATGGCGTTCGCCAATGGCCTGTCCATGCCCAACGCCCAGGCCGGGGCGGTCAGCATCAGCCCGCGCTTCGCCGGGACCGCGTCCGGACTTCTCGCCTTCCTGCAGATGCTCGTGGGCGCGGGCTTCGCACAACTTGCGGGAATGGTTCAGGATGACACGCCATTGCCGATGGCCGTGGTCATGTTGACGGCCTCGACGCTTGCGTTCCTGTGTGCGGTCTTCCTCACCCGGGTCGGCGCGGACAAAAACTAG